One Gadus chalcogrammus isolate NIFS_2021 chromosome 22, NIFS_Gcha_1.0, whole genome shotgun sequence genomic window carries:
- the klhl43 gene encoding kelch-like protein 31, translating to MAPKKRASRQKKTPGDGDVSPAPAVAVAMDASSLKVESRGDGVVVVMECGVKKIEQMAALDMVQLNSLNLPLLPPAVKPGERGLGLGCELTRPLHGNALLEELSKMRQERFLTDLELACKSKAFDVHKLVISSVSQYFREILAKDPGMKRLELPSLSPLGLANVITFAYLGRVHMSLYTIGCTLSAATTLQIPQLLKMCMDFLLAELNLTTCVYVWNIAAAYGLLPVRDAARRFVLDNFVPFAETALFNQLTLEQISAFLRDDSLVLPSEVVAFQLAMKWMDFDEARHGHGAELLAHVRFETIPASELVSQVQPVARMMLDPQCHRLLVDAMNYHLLPYQQNTLQSRRTQVRGGQQTLLTIGGRPSITERALSREVLWRDPREGAATWRHLSQLPAKSFNQCVAVMDGFLYVAGGEDQNDARNQAKHAVSTLSRYDPRFNTWLHLASMRQRRTHFSLAATGGRLFAIGGRNVEGLLATTESYLPSANAWQMRAPMEVPRCCHASATLPSGDILVSGGYINCAYSRSVACYSVESDSWSERPSLETPRGWHVSATLGGNVYVAGGSQLGAGGERVDVLSVEVFSAEGGAWSRAAPLPLGVSTAGLSPLGDKLYLLGGWNEAEKRYKAAVQRYDPATDSWSLAEDLPEPTVGVSCCTLTLPPRQAARRPQHRNTPQTAHEEPARVRSRESSANPPLIIST from the exons ATGGCTCCCAAGAAGAGGGCCTCCCGCCAGAAGAAGACCCCCGGTGACGGGGACGTCTCCCCGGCCCCCGCGGTCGCGGTCGCCATGGACGCCAGCTCGCTGAAGGTGGAGAGCCGCGGCGacggcgtggtggtggtgatggagtgCGGCGTGAAGAAGATCGAGCAGATGGCGGCGCTGGACATGGTGCAGCTCAACAGCCTCAACCTGCCCCTGCTGCCGCCCGCCGTCAAGCCCGGCGAGCGAGGCCTGGGCCTGGGCTGCGAGCTGACCCGGCCCCTGCACGGCAACGCCCTGCTGGAGGAGCTCAGCAAGATGCGCCaggagag GTTCCTGACCGACCTGGAGCTGGCCTGCAAGAGCAAGGCCTTCGACGTCCACAAGCTGGTCATCTCCTCCGTCAGCCAGTACTTCAGGGAGATCCTGGCCAAGGACCCCGGCATGAAGCGCCTGGAGctgccctccctctcacctctag GTCTGGCCAACGTGATCACCTTCGCCTACCTGGGCCGCGTGCACATGTCCCTGTACACCATCGGCTGCACGTTGTCGGCCGCCACCACCCTGCAGATCCCGCAGCTGCTGAAGATGTGCATGGACTTCCTGCTGGCCGAGCTGAACCTGACcacgtgcgtgtacgtgtggaACATCGCCGCGGCGTACGGCCTGCTGCCCGTGAGGGACGCCGCCCGCCGCTTCGTGCTGGACAACTTTGTGCCCTTCGCCGAGACGGCGCTGTTCAACCAGCTGACCCTGGAGCAGATCTCCGCCTTCCTGCGGGACGACAGCCTGGTGCTGCCCAGCGAGGTGGTCGCCTTCCAG ctGGCCATGAAGTGGATGGACTTCGACGAGGCGCGCCACGGGCACGGCGCCGAGCTGCTGGCCCACGTGCGCTTCGAGACCATCCCGGCCAGCGAGCTGGTCAGCCAGGTCCAGCCGGTGGCGCGCATGATGCTGGATCCTCAGTGCCACCGCCTGCTGGTGGACGCCATGAACTACCACCTGCTGCCCTACCAGCAGAACACGCTGCAGTCGCGCCGCACACAGGTCCGCGGCGGGCAGCAGACCCTGCTGACCATCGGGGGACGCCCCTCCATCACCGAGCGCGCCCTGAGCCGCGAG GTGCTGTGGAGGGACCCCCGTGAGGGCGCGGCCACCTGGCGCCACCTGTCCCAGCTTCCCGCCAAGAGCTTCAACCAGTGCGTGGCGGTGATGGACGGCTTCCTGTACGTGGCCGGGGGGGAGGACCAGAACGACGCCCGCAACCAGGCCAAGCACGCCGTCAGCACCCTCAGCAG ATACGACCCCCGCTTCAACACCTGGCTCCACCTGGCCAGCATGCGCCAGCGCCGCACGCACTTCTCCCTGGCCGCCACCGGGGGGCGCCTGTTCGCCATCGGCGGCCGCAACGTGGAGGGCCTGCTGGCCACCACCGAGAGCTACCTGCCCTCGGCCAACGCGTGGCAGATGCGCGCCCCCATGGAGGTGCCCCGCTGCTGCCACGCCAGCGCCACCCTGCCCTCGGGCGACATCCTGGTGTCCGGCGGCTACATCAACTGCGCCTACTCGCGCTCCGTGGCGTGCTACAGCGTGGAGAGCGACAGCTGGAGCGAGCGGCCCTCCCTGGAGACCCCCCGCGGCTGGCACGTCTCCGCCACGCTGGGCGGCAACGTGTACGTGGCGGGCGGGAGTCAACTTGGAGCGGGCGGCGAGCGCGTGGACGTGCTGTCGGTGGAGGTGTTCTCGGCGGAGGGCGGGGCCTGGAGCCGGGCGGCACCGCTACCGCTGGGCGTGAGCACGGCGGGGCTGTCACCGCTGGGCGACAAGCTGTACCTGCTGGGCGGCTGGAACGAGGCGGAGAAGCGCTACAAGGCGGCGGTGCAGCGCTACGACCCGGCCACCGACAGCTGGTCCCTGGCCGAGGACCTGCCCGAGCCCACCGTGGGCGTGTCCTGCTGCACGCTGACCCTGCCGCCGCGCCAGGCCGCGAGGAGGCCGCAGCACCGCAACACGCCGCAGACCGCCCACGAGGAGCCGGCCAGGGTCCGGAGCCGGGAGAGCAGCGCCAACCCGCCCCTGATCATCAGCAcatag